GCACAGGAGCACACCGGCGGCGAGCATTGCACCCAACAGCACGGTCACGCGCCAACCTCCATCCGTCGCAGCTCGCTCCTCGTCGCGGGCGCCGAAGCCGGCGTCGCGCCGAGCCGGTAGATCGACCGCGTGACGATGCGGCCGTCGAGCACCTCGCCGGTCGGTGCGATCACTTCGTGCACCCGTCGGGCGCCGCTCGCGTCGCGCTCGCAATGCACGACGAGATCGACGGCGGATGCGAGCGCCGGCGCGACGAACGCCCTGTCGATGTTGCGTCCGGCGAGGAGCGGCAGCAGCGCCAGCTTCTCGAGAGCCTCCTGAGCCGAGTTGGCGTGCACGGTCGCGGCTGCCGGTACCCCCGTGTTGAGGGCGAGCACGAGGTCGAGCGCCTCGGCGTCTCGCACCTCACCGACGACGAGCCGATCCGGACGCATGCGCAGCGCTTCCTTCACGAGCCGACGCAGGGTGATCTCGCCTCCGCCTTCGAGACTCGGCTGGCGCCCTTGCAGCGACACGACATCCGGGCCCTCGACGGCCAGTTCGAACGTCTCCTCGACCGTGATGATGCGCTGGGTGTCGGCGCATGATGCGAGGAGAGCGCCCAGCATCGTGGTCTTGCCGGCATGCGTCGCACCGGACACGATCACACTCTGCCCTTGTCTCATGGCCCCCGCGAGCAGAGCCGCCACGTCCGCCGGCATCGACCCCTGCGCCGTCAGGGCCTCCAGCGAGCGGAACCTCGGCAGGAACTTGCGGATGTTGACCGCCCATCCCCCGCGTACGACATCCGCGATCGCCACATGCAGACGGGAGCCGTCGGGCAGCGAGGCGTCGACGAAGGGCTGGCTGATGTCGACGCGCCGCCCCGTCGTCTGCAGCATCCGCTCGACGAGGTCGCGGAGCATGGCATCGGTGATGGTGAGGTCGATCCGTTCGGCGACTCCCCGGCGTGCGACGTGGATCTGCTCCGGACCGTTCAGCCACAGCTCCTCGGCGACTAGGTCCAAGTACCGGGCAGGGAGACCGCCCCAGGCGCTCTCCTCG
This Microbacterium sp. XT11 DNA region includes the following protein-coding sequences:
- a CDS encoding CpaF family protein — encoded protein: MDLVAEELWLNGPEQIHVARRGVAERIDLTITDAMLRDLVERMLQTTGRRVDISQPFVDASLPDGSRLHVAIADVVRGGWAVNIRKFLPRFRSLEALTAQGSMPADVAALLAGAMRQGQSVIVSGATHAGKTTMLGALLASCADTQRIITVEETFELAVEGPDVVSLQGRQPSLEGGGEITLRRLVKEALRMRPDRLVVGEVRDAEALDLVLALNTGVPAAATVHANSAQEALEKLALLPLLAGRNIDRAFVAPALASAVDLVVHCERDASGARRVHEVIAPTGEVLDGRIVTRSIYRLGATPASAPATRSELRRMEVGA